The Verrucomicrobiota bacterium sequence TAAAGCCGTTGTCCGCAGCCGATGTTGCGGCGCTGGTCATTTACGTCAATCCAGAGTTGGAGCAACTCCGGCAACTCGTCGCTGGATCAAGGGCGCGTTTGGCGGAGTTGGAAGCCACGCGCACCAAGGAGAAATCGCGCGTTGACGCCGTGCAAGCTGTGCTATTCCGGCGGTTGCGCGAGCATTACCAGAAACGCGACCGGCTGCGGCTGGTTGTGGACTACCGGAAGAAGTATCTGGACTCTCTGATTCGCGGTGGCGAGGAGGAAGCAAAACAGGCTGAGGAAAATTACGAACGAGCCAAAACACAAAGCGACAAGGATTACGAAGAGACCGCAGCAGCCGTCGCCGAAAAGAAGCAACTCACTGCCGACGAGGAGGCCGAGTTGACGCGGCTTTGGAAGAAACTGGTAAAGTTGTACCATCCTGACCGCTTCGCTCACGAGCCGGACAAGTTGGAGACGTATCACAAGCTGACCGCCGCCATCAACCGGGCGAAGGACGCGGGTGACATTGCCACGCTGCGGGAAATCGCTGAAGACCCGCACGGATTCATTCTGCGTCAGGGCTGGTCGAGGCTGGATTTCAGCGAGGAAGTGGAGTTGACGCAGTTGCGGCGGCTTTACGAAACGCTGCAACTGGAAATCATCAACGTGATCGAATCTTTGAATCGGCTTCGCGAAAGCCCCGAATACGACCTTTGTCAACTCAGCGAGAAGAAGGCCGGCGTACTGGAAGAGCTGGCGTCGGAGAAAGCCAAGTTGCTTGAGAAGGAAACCGCAGAATTGGAGCAGCGGGCGAGTGAACTCGCGGAGGAGATCAAGGAATTGTCCGGGGAGTCGCCCGGTCGCATCAGTTAATGGGGCTGCCCAGCCTCAGCGGTTCCTGAAACCTCCACCCTTTCTCATTTTCCACTCCTGGACTTGGGGGTGTCCGAGAACTCCTCCATCTTGTGCTCCACGTCGTGACCGCGGCTGATCCAAAGCATCTCGCCGAAGTTGGGCAACGCCGGCTCGGTGCGAATGAGCTTCCATTGGCCGTTTGCATTGCGTTTCCAGGTCCAGGTCACGCGATCGCCATCGTGGCGTGGAATC is a genomic window containing:
- a CDS encoding exonuclease, coding for MSTPIFVVELAAQRMCGWKSDGEPFRKLLNQNADIPAEASRVHGYTREILERDGEPAHQVYREFAEYTGDLPLVSFNLEYDLDEVLKPEWKRLGIGAIGSRGFCALRLAQRLLDPVPAGNCKLQTLRQYYRLPERGAHTALRDVQTVADLMAQVLRPIAGHRGLDTWEKLVEFAAEEWFPSRIAFGKHKGRLFQEARKDAELRRWLDGLAGSSNARTRKMGRWYLRQLEMAAAQPDTAVFAAPEIESGSKRVKPLSAADVAALVIYVNPELEQLRQLVAGSRARLAELEATRTKEKSRVDAVQAVLFRRLREHYQKRDRLRLVVDYRKKYLDSLIRGGEEEAKQAEENYERAKTQSDKDYEETAAAVAEKKQLTADEEAELTRLWKKLVKLYHPDRFAHEPDKLETYHKLTAAINRAKDAGDIATLREIAEDPHGFILRQGWSRLDFSEEVELTQLRRLYETLQLEIINVIESLNRLRESPEYDLCQLSEKKAGVLEELASEKAKLLEKETAELEQRASELAEEIKELSGESPGRIS